From the genome of Gracilinanus agilis isolate LMUSP501 chromosome 2, AgileGrace, whole genome shotgun sequence, one region includes:
- the LOC123238148 gene encoding 60S ribosomal protein L7a-like: MPKGKKAKGKKVAPAPAVVKKQEAKKVVNPLFEKRPKNFGIGQDIQPKRDLTRFVKWPRYIRLQRQRSILNKRLKVPPAINQFTQALDRQTATQLLKLAHKYRPETKQEKKQRLLARAEQKAAGKGDAPTKRPPVLRAGVNTVTTLVENKKAQLVVIAHDVDPIELVVFLPALCRKMGVPYCIIKGKARLGRLVHRKTCTSIAFTQVNPEDKGALAKLVEAIKTNYNDRYDEIRRHWGGNVLGPKSVARIAKLEKAKAKELATKLG, from the coding sequence ATGCCCAAGGGAAAGAAGGCCAAGGGGAAGAAGGTGGCCCCGGCCCCTGCCGTTGTAAAAAAGCAAGAGGCCAAGAAAGTGGTCAATCCTTTGTTTGAAAAGCGTCCCAAGAATTTTGGCATTGGTCAGGATATCCAGCCCAAAAGGGATCTCACCCGCTTTGTGAAATGGCCTCGATACATTAGACTGCAGCGTCAAAGGTCTATCCTTAATAAGCGATTGAAGGTGCCACCAGCAATCAACCAATTTACCCAGGCTTTGGACCGTCAGACAGCTACTCAGCTGCTTAAACTGGCTCACAAATACAGGCCTGAGACAAAGCAAGAAAAGAAGCAAAGGCTGCTGGCTCGGGCTGAACAAAAAGCTGCAGGCAAGGGGGATGCCCCTACTAAGAGACCACCTGTCCTCAGAGCAGGTGTTAACACTGTTACTACCCTGGTAGAAAACAAGAAAGCACAGTTGGTAGTGATTGCACATGATGTGGATCCCATTGAGCTTGTGGTTTTCCTACCTGCCTTGTGCCGAAAAATGGGGGTTCCTTACTGTATTATCAAAGGTAAAGCCAGATTGGGTCGACTGGTTCACAGAAAGACTTGCACAAGCATTGCCTTCACACAGGTTAACCCGGAAGATAAGGGAGCCCTGGCTAAGCTGGTAGAGGCCATCAAAACTAATTACAATGACAGATATGATGAGATCCGTCGCCACTGGGGTGGCAATGTCCTGGGTCCCAAATCGGTGGCTCGTATTGCCAAGCTGGAAAAAGCAAAAGCTAAGGAACTTGCAACTAAATTGGGttaa